In Achromobacter xylosoxidans A8, a single window of DNA contains:
- a CDS encoding phosphonate ABC transporter ATP-binding protein, with product MDMLRYDAVGMRYADGTAALNSVSLQVPRGQFCVILGASGAGKSTLLRMANGLTTPTQGDVWVDGTQVQPSTLAAVRPRIGMVHQHFNLVSRATVATNVLSGALPGLPAWRTYLMRFPAELRERACRLVREVGLQPEHLQRRVSELSGGQQQRVGIARAFMLAPALLLADEPVASLDPRISRDILALLRNQARERGATVLCSLHQVDLAREFADRIVALRHGVMVFDGPAGAFDEATARALYQAPQSESGMAAVDLAGRGHAEPRTARPIRPALLSAGGAQ from the coding sequence ATGGACATGTTGCGCTACGACGCCGTGGGCATGCGCTACGCCGACGGGACCGCGGCGCTGAACTCGGTGTCGCTGCAGGTGCCGCGCGGCCAGTTCTGCGTGATCCTGGGCGCTTCGGGCGCGGGCAAATCGACCTTGCTGCGCATGGCCAACGGACTGACCACGCCGACCCAGGGCGACGTGTGGGTCGATGGCACGCAGGTGCAGCCGTCGACGCTGGCGGCGGTACGGCCCCGGATTGGCATGGTGCATCAGCACTTCAACCTGGTGTCGCGCGCCACGGTGGCGACCAACGTGCTGTCGGGCGCGCTGCCCGGTCTGCCGGCATGGCGTACCTATCTGATGCGCTTTCCCGCGGAATTGCGCGAGCGCGCCTGCCGGTTGGTGCGCGAAGTCGGCCTGCAGCCCGAACACCTGCAACGCCGCGTGAGCGAATTGTCGGGCGGCCAGCAGCAGCGCGTGGGCATCGCCCGCGCTTTCATGCTGGCGCCCGCCTTGCTGCTGGCCGACGAGCCGGTGGCCAGCCTGGATCCGCGCATCAGCCGCGACATCCTGGCGCTGTTGCGCAATCAGGCGCGGGAACGCGGCGCCACCGTGCTGTGCAGTCTGCATCAGGTCGACCTGGCGCGGGAGTTCGCCGACCGCATCGTGGCCTTGCGCCATGGCGTCATGGTGTTCGACGGGCCGGCCGGCGCGTTCGATGAGGCCACAGCCCGTGCGCTCTATCAGGCCCCGCAGTCGGAGAGCGGCATGGCTGCCGTCGATCTTGCGGGCCGCGGCCATGCCGAGCCGCGCACGGCCAGGCCGATCCGGCCCGCGCTGTTGTCGGCAGGAGGCGCGCAATGA
- a CDS encoding phosphate/phosphite/phosphonate ABC transporter substrate-binding protein, translating to MKIRTCAPALALVSLLAAAPLAQAQSLADGSQQRPLRVLLIPADGGTESGTKADYAPIFNAITRSTGLHFQLTVGQSYGAVVEGMCNQLAEVAFLGPVSYVQAHERQCAQLLAVGVQKGESAYYAAMFAKADSPINTLADLKGKRAAFGDVNSASSFTFQVASMIKDGMDPAKDLAALQLTGSHASSLAALVQGQVDAAALSFDSFDKAVRQGAVDPKSVKVIFKSEPIPYPPLAMNTKLPETLKTTLKQAFASVHQAPGVTPDMVRGYGGAKLDRFDTEFSEAQFAGPASKMALLTDEIKGEILQKAAQR from the coding sequence ATGAAGATCCGCACCTGCGCGCCTGCCCTGGCGCTCGTTTCCCTGCTGGCCGCCGCGCCTCTCGCGCAAGCCCAATCCCTGGCCGATGGTTCGCAGCAGCGTCCGCTGCGCGTGCTGCTCATCCCCGCCGATGGCGGCACGGAATCGGGCACCAAGGCCGACTACGCCCCGATCTTCAACGCGATCACGCGCAGCACCGGCCTGCATTTCCAGCTAACGGTGGGCCAGTCCTATGGCGCCGTGGTCGAAGGCATGTGCAACCAGTTGGCCGAGGTCGCGTTCCTGGGGCCGGTTTCCTACGTGCAGGCGCATGAGCGCCAATGCGCACAATTGCTGGCCGTGGGCGTGCAGAAGGGCGAGTCCGCCTATTACGCAGCGATGTTCGCCAAGGCCGATTCGCCCATCAATACGCTCGCCGACCTGAAGGGCAAGCGCGCCGCGTTTGGCGATGTGAATTCGGCCTCCAGCTTCACCTTCCAGGTGGCGTCCATGATCAAGGACGGCATGGACCCGGCCAAGGACCTGGCGGCGCTGCAACTGACCGGCAGCCACGCCAGCAGCCTGGCTGCGCTGGTGCAAGGCCAGGTCGACGCGGCCGCGCTGTCGTTCGACTCCTTCGACAAGGCGGTGCGCCAGGGCGCGGTGGATCCGAAGTCCGTGAAGGTGATCTTCAAGAGCGAGCCCATCCCGTATCCGCCGCTGGCCATGAACACCAAGCTGCCCGAGACGCTGAAGACCACGCTCAAGCAAGCCTTTGCCTCGGTGCACCAGGCGCCCGGAGTGACGCCGGACATGGTGCGCGGCTACGGCGGCGCCAAGCTGGATCGTTTCGATACCGAGTTCTCGGAGGCGCAGTTCGCGGGCCCGGCTTCGAAAATGGCTCTGCTGACCGATGAGATCAAGGGCGAAATCCTGCAGAAGGCGGCCCAGCGGTGA
- a CDS encoding phosphocholine-specific phospholipase C has translation MTKTYSSPSASVSPALPGRRQFFRASAQAAGALSAMALLPASIQRALAVPAAVDSGTIKDIKHIVILMQENRSFDHYFGTMRGVRGFGDRFPIPLASGKSVFFQPDPKGGQDIQPFRRDSRTSNALIGSGTPHNFPDQQAAWNQGKMDQWIQFKNQATMGFFMREDIPYQFALADAFTVCDGYHCSILTGTDPNRIVFWSGANANPELRKLGVNSTDTDSEPVNSRCWPSPSNWVAGRAQLTDGSGQIDPATGAYNYKYKNSAFKWDTLPDLLQRAGVSWHIYQNMNNNWTGAMHGCLAFKSFRTAQPGSPIYEHGLTGGPEKNDGAVNFLAQLKQDVANGTLPQVSWVLPTQALAEHPGSSEGVAGAADFIADVLDALTSNPEVWSKTALFVTFDENDGFFDHAAMPAVPSYDANGVLMGKSTVPLEGEYFDASVGNYLKAEDKITGNIRPWGLSSRVPMYVVSPWSKGGWVNSQVFDHTSVGRFLEQRFDIKVDAISPWSRAVCGDLTTCFDFVSPNDPRVPTLPDTSNFPAVNAAQKLLPTTAVTQAPAIPQPLFQETGTRLSRALPYELHTSARLGVDGSVELLFSNTGEAGAVFHVYDKRNLDLIPRRYTVEAGKTLSDTWTGGDYDLWVYSSNGFVRTFSGNTQRGAALEVQVCYEPAGSALYVKVSNRGTARLQASLQSNAYRTDGPWTLAVEPGAVAEHHWSIKDSGNWYDFTITAEGFERRFAGRMENGRNSVSDPAMALHL, from the coding sequence ATGACCAAGACCTATTCCTCGCCTTCCGCCAGCGTGTCCCCGGCTTTGCCGGGCCGCCGGCAGTTCTTCCGCGCCTCGGCCCAGGCCGCCGGCGCCCTGTCGGCGATGGCCTTGCTGCCCGCCTCGATCCAGCGCGCGCTGGCGGTTCCCGCCGCGGTCGACAGCGGCACGATCAAGGACATCAAGCACATCGTGATCCTGATGCAGGAGAACCGTTCGTTTGACCACTATTTCGGCACCATGCGCGGCGTGCGCGGCTTCGGCGACCGTTTCCCGATTCCGCTGGCCAGCGGCAAATCGGTGTTCTTCCAGCCTGATCCCAAGGGCGGCCAGGACATCCAGCCCTTCCGCCGCGACTCCAGGACCAGCAACGCGCTGATCGGCTCCGGCACCCCGCACAATTTCCCCGATCAGCAGGCGGCCTGGAACCAGGGCAAGATGGACCAGTGGATCCAGTTCAAGAACCAGGCCACCATGGGCTTCTTCATGCGCGAGGACATTCCGTACCAGTTCGCGCTGGCCGACGCCTTCACGGTCTGCGACGGCTACCACTGTTCCATCCTGACCGGCACCGACCCGAACCGCATCGTGTTCTGGTCGGGCGCCAACGCCAATCCCGAACTGCGCAAACTGGGGGTGAACAGCACGGACACCGATTCGGAACCCGTCAACTCGCGCTGCTGGCCGAGCCCGTCCAACTGGGTCGCGGGCCGGGCGCAGCTGACCGACGGTTCAGGCCAGATCGACCCCGCGACCGGCGCCTACAACTACAAGTACAAGAACAGCGCCTTCAAGTGGGACACCTTGCCCGATCTGCTGCAGCGCGCCGGCGTCAGCTGGCATATCTACCAGAACATGAACAACAACTGGACCGGCGCCATGCACGGCTGCCTGGCCTTCAAGAGCTTCCGTACCGCGCAGCCGGGCTCGCCGATCTATGAGCACGGCCTGACGGGCGGCCCGGAGAAGAACGACGGCGCCGTCAATTTCCTCGCGCAGCTCAAGCAGGACGTGGCCAATGGCACCTTGCCGCAAGTTTCGTGGGTGCTGCCCACGCAGGCCTTGGCCGAGCATCCGGGCAGCAGCGAAGGCGTGGCCGGCGCGGCCGACTTCATCGCCGACGTGCTGGACGCGCTGACCTCCAATCCCGAAGTCTGGAGCAAGACCGCGCTGTTCGTGACCTTCGACGAGAACGACGGCTTCTTCGACCACGCGGCCATGCCGGCGGTGCCGTCCTATGACGCCAACGGCGTGCTGATGGGCAAGTCCACCGTGCCGCTGGAAGGCGAGTACTTCGATGCTTCCGTGGGCAACTACCTGAAGGCCGAGGACAAGATCACCGGCAACATCCGTCCGTGGGGCCTGAGTTCGCGCGTGCCGATGTACGTGGTGTCGCCGTGGAGCAAGGGCGGCTGGGTCAACTCGCAGGTGTTCGACCACACCTCGGTGGGTCGCTTCCTGGAGCAGCGATTCGACATCAAGGTCGACGCCATCAGCCCGTGGAGCCGCGCGGTCTGCGGCGACCTGACCACCTGCTTCGACTTCGTCAGCCCCAACGATCCGCGCGTGCCCACGCTGCCCGACACTAGCAACTTTCCCGCGGTCAATGCGGCGCAGAAGCTCCTGCCCACCACCGCGGTGACGCAGGCGCCCGCCATCCCGCAGCCGCTGTTCCAGGAGACCGGCACGCGGCTGTCGCGCGCGCTGCCCTATGAGCTGCACACCAGCGCCCGGCTGGGCGTGGACGGCTCGGTCGAATTGCTGTTCAGCAATACAGGCGAAGCCGGCGCCGTGTTCCATGTGTACGACAAACGCAACCTGGACCTGATCCCGCGACGCTACACCGTTGAAGCGGGCAAGACGCTGTCCGACACCTGGACCGGCGGCGACTATGACCTGTGGGTCTACAGCAGCAACGGCTTCGTGCGGACCTTTTCCGGCAACACCCAGCGCGGCGCGGCGCTGGAAGTGCAGGTCTGCTACGAGCCCGCCGGCAGCGCGCTGTACGTGAAGGTCTCCAACCGCGGCACGGCCCGCTTGCAGGCATCGCTGCAATCCAACGCCTACCGCACGGATGGCCCCTGGACCCTGGCGGTCGAGCCGGGCGCGGTGGCGGAACACCATTGGTCCATCAAGGACAGCGGCAATTGGTACGACTTCACCATTACCGCCGAGGGTTTCGAGCGGCGCTTCGCTGGCCGCATGGAGAACGGTCGCAACAGCGTCAGCGATCCCGCCATGGCGCTGCATCTGTGA
- the phnE gene encoding phosphonate ABC transporter, permease protein PhnE: MNTHALKTTADNAGWRLDPPYGARALLIVIAALMLFLYTGQRVEMGRMAALTLDGALAAVGLKEQSQVTSGLGALADSLFPLQISYRTETSRIEGFDPDKLPWLARVETLQVTESRLNPHTLKMEDEVSTQTYLVEPLGYLWRVAVKMVETFEIAIWATLLAVLGSVPLAYCSARNYAPNRLLYVAARAIVSMFRAMPELICALFLVLAYGFGPIAGVLALAIHSMGFLGKFYAEDIETADTKPQEALAAIGASKPRVLAYAVLPQVMPKFTGYTLYILDRNVRMATVVGLVGAGGIGQELKGRYDMYQYAHVGTILVVIFITVFLLDQVAARLRRRLS; encoded by the coding sequence ATGAATACGCACGCATTGAAGACGACGGCCGATAACGCCGGATGGCGCCTGGATCCGCCCTATGGCGCTCGTGCGCTGCTGATCGTGATCGCCGCGCTGATGCTGTTTCTCTACACCGGCCAGCGGGTCGAGATGGGCCGCATGGCGGCGCTGACCCTGGACGGCGCGTTGGCCGCGGTCGGCCTGAAGGAGCAGTCCCAGGTCACGTCCGGCCTGGGCGCCCTGGCCGACAGCCTGTTCCCGCTGCAAATCTCGTATCGCACCGAGACCTCGCGCATCGAGGGCTTCGATCCGGACAAGCTGCCGTGGCTGGCGCGCGTGGAAACGTTGCAGGTGACCGAGAGCCGGCTGAATCCGCACACGCTGAAGATGGAAGACGAGGTGTCCACGCAGACCTACCTGGTCGAGCCGCTGGGCTATCTGTGGCGGGTGGCGGTCAAGATGGTGGAAACCTTCGAGATCGCGATCTGGGCGACCCTGCTGGCCGTGTTGGGCAGCGTGCCGCTGGCCTATTGCAGCGCCCGCAACTATGCGCCCAACCGGCTGCTGTACGTGGCGGCGCGGGCCATCGTCAGCATGTTCCGCGCCATGCCCGAACTGATCTGCGCGCTGTTCCTGGTGCTGGCCTACGGCTTCGGCCCGATTGCCGGGGTGCTGGCGTTGGCCATCCATTCGATGGGCTTCCTCGGCAAGTTCTACGCCGAGGACATCGAGACGGCCGACACCAAGCCGCAAGAGGCGCTGGCGGCGATCGGCGCCAGCAAGCCGCGCGTGCTGGCCTATGCCGTGTTGCCGCAGGTCATGCCCAAGTTCACCGGCTACACCCTGTACATCCTGGACCGCAACGTGCGCATGGCCACGGTGGTGGGCCTGGTGGGCGCGGGCGGCATCGGGCAGGAGCTGAAAGGCCGCTACGACATGTACCAGTACGCCCACGTCGGGACCATTCTCGTCGTGATCTTCATCACCGTGTTCTTGCTGGACCAGGTTGCCGCCCGGCTGCGGCGCCGCTTGAGCTGA
- a CDS encoding MurR/RpiR family transcriptional regulator, which produces MATSKRSPRTPSAADPQRGSPQAMLARIQSLLPSMGAASQRIGEFVISHPADVVHMSVSEVAERTQCSEGSVVGFCKLLGATGFQQLKIALAQQIVQPVQYIHEDLAAKDTPEQVVSKIFHSNIQTLQETESVLDVAALRAAVELIRRARRVEIYGIGSSAVIAHDAHYRMLRIGLHATAVTDSHVQAISASLTGPDVAVLTISHSGSTHETVLATRLAKEAGARTICITNFGKSPIQEHADVVLHTMSRETRFRTEAMTSRLAQLAIIDTLIACLALSDYDKAVSTLRSTFDVLSNKRY; this is translated from the coding sequence ATGGCCACATCCAAACGCTCCCCCCGAACGCCGTCCGCCGCCGATCCGCAGCGGGGCTCGCCCCAGGCCATGCTGGCGCGCATCCAGAGCCTGTTGCCGTCGATGGGGGCGGCCTCGCAGCGCATCGGCGAATTCGTCATAAGCCATCCCGCGGACGTGGTGCACATGTCGGTCAGTGAAGTGGCGGAACGCACCCAATGCAGCGAAGGCAGCGTGGTGGGCTTCTGCAAGCTGCTGGGCGCCACCGGCTTTCAACAGCTGAAGATCGCGCTGGCGCAGCAGATCGTGCAGCCCGTGCAGTACATCCACGAAGACCTGGCTGCCAAGGACACGCCCGAGCAGGTCGTCAGCAAGATCTTCCACAGCAACATCCAGACCCTGCAGGAAACCGAATCGGTGCTGGACGTGGCCGCGCTGAGGGCGGCGGTGGAGCTGATCCGCCGCGCCCGCCGCGTGGAAATCTACGGCATCGGCAGCTCGGCCGTGATCGCGCACGACGCGCACTACCGCATGTTGCGCATCGGCCTGCATGCCACGGCAGTGACCGATTCCCACGTGCAAGCCATCAGTGCATCGCTGACCGGGCCGGACGTCGCCGTGCTGACTATTTCGCACTCGGGCAGCACGCACGAAACCGTGCTGGCGACGCGGCTGGCGAAAGAAGCCGGCGCGCGCACCATTTGCATCACCAATTTTGGCAAATCGCCCATCCAGGAGCACGCGGACGTGGTGCTGCACACCATGTCGCGCGAGACTCGATTCCGCACCGAGGCGATGACCAGCCGGCTGGCCCAATTGGCCATCATCGACACACTCATCGCCTGCCTGGCCCTGTCCGACTACGACAAGGCCGTCTCTACCCTGCGCAGCACTTTCGACGTGCTGTCGAACAAGCGCTACTGA
- the tpiA gene encoding triose-phosphate isomerase, translating into MTSVENRARLVLGNWKMHGNLAENAALLTELRAADAARHCEIGICVPFPYLAQAASALTGSSVSWGAQDVSAHDKGAYTGEVSGAMLKEFGCRWALAGHSERRVLHGETDEIVAAKAQAALAAGLTPVVCVGESLADREAGNTLTVIERQLKPVLALGAEAVSRVVLAYEPVWAIGTGRTASPEQAQEVHGAIRAALRALGAAQVQVLYGGSVKAANAASLFAMTDIDGALVGGASLVAEEFLRIAAI; encoded by the coding sequence ATGACTTCAGTCGAAAACCGCGCCCGCCTCGTGCTGGGCAACTGGAAGATGCACGGCAACCTGGCCGAGAACGCCGCGTTGCTGACCGAGTTGCGCGCCGCGGATGCTGCGAGGCACTGCGAAATCGGCATCTGTGTGCCGTTTCCCTATCTCGCGCAGGCGGCGTCGGCCCTGACCGGCAGCAGCGTGTCGTGGGGCGCGCAAGACGTCAGCGCCCATGACAAGGGCGCCTACACCGGGGAAGTGTCCGGCGCCATGCTGAAGGAATTCGGCTGCCGCTGGGCCCTGGCCGGCCATTCCGAGCGCCGCGTGCTGCATGGAGAGACCGACGAAATCGTCGCCGCCAAGGCCCAGGCCGCGCTGGCCGCCGGCCTGACCCCGGTCGTGTGCGTGGGCGAATCCCTGGCCGACCGTGAAGCCGGCAACACGCTGACCGTGATCGAACGCCAGTTGAAGCCCGTGCTGGCGCTGGGCGCCGAGGCGGTATCGCGCGTGGTCCTGGCCTATGAACCCGTCTGGGCCATCGGCACCGGCCGCACCGCCAGCCCCGAGCAGGCGCAAGAAGTCCATGGCGCGATCCGCGCCGCCCTGCGCGCGCTGGGCGCGGCGCAGGTGCAAGTGTTGTACGGCGGCAGCGTCAAGGCTGCCAATGCCGCCAGTTTGTTCGCCATGACCGATATCGACGGGGCCCTGGTCGGTGGCGCGTCGCTCGTGGCCGAAGAATTTTTGCGAATCGCCGCTATCTAA
- a CDS encoding LysR substrate-binding domain-containing protein has translation MEKRLMPSMMALQCFEAVARHMSFTRAAEELHMTQSAISKQIAQLEALLRNPLFLRVRRRLQLTPAGALYQSEVRAILNQVDMSSRYILTYGSETQVLTIGTQPTFGARWLIPRLQGFMAAHPDIQVKVRSETRPFDLMQAKIDISFFFGHGTLPGAQCRELFEAEVVPVCAPGFLPGDRVDSLEALSAQALIQCASRPEAWHDYFSRQQFQSDRSYHGPRFDTFYMCVRAAEGGCGVALTPRLLAEEELQAGKLVIPWDYVQPSDGAYFVAYSEHSAEVPKIKQFVAWVEGEAARKRERDAQRTRSMKKRTD, from the coding sequence ATGGAAAAGCGTTTGATGCCATCGATGATGGCGCTGCAATGTTTCGAGGCGGTGGCGCGGCACATGAGCTTCACGCGCGCCGCCGAGGAACTGCATATGACCCAGAGCGCGATCAGCAAGCAGATCGCGCAGCTGGAGGCGCTGCTGCGCAATCCGCTGTTCCTGCGCGTGCGGCGGCGCCTGCAACTGACGCCCGCCGGGGCTTTGTACCAGTCCGAGGTCAGGGCCATCCTGAACCAGGTGGACATGTCATCGCGCTACATCCTGACCTACGGCAGCGAGACCCAGGTGCTCACCATTGGCACCCAGCCCACCTTCGGCGCGCGCTGGCTGATCCCGCGCCTGCAAGGCTTCATGGCCGCGCATCCGGACATCCAGGTCAAGGTGCGCAGCGAAACCCGGCCCTTCGACCTGATGCAGGCCAAGATCGACATCTCCTTTTTCTTCGGCCACGGCACCCTGCCGGGGGCGCAGTGCCGCGAACTGTTCGAGGCCGAGGTGGTGCCGGTGTGCGCGCCCGGCTTTCTGCCAGGCGACAGGGTCGACAGCCTGGAAGCATTGAGCGCGCAGGCGCTGATCCAGTGCGCCTCGCGCCCGGAGGCCTGGCACGACTACTTCTCGCGCCAGCAATTCCAGTCCGACCGCAGCTACCACGGTCCCCGCTTCGATACCTTCTACATGTGCGTGCGCGCCGCCGAAGGGGGTTGCGGCGTGGCGCTGACGCCGCGCCTGCTGGCCGAAGAAGAGCTGCAGGCCGGCAAACTGGTGATTCCCTGGGATTACGTGCAACCCAGTGATGGCGCGTACTTCGTGGCGTATTCCGAGCACTCGGCCGAAGTGCCCAAGATCAAGCAGTTCGTCGCCTGGGTGGAAGGTGAAGCCGCGCGCAAGCGCGAGCGCGACGCCCAGCGGACGCGATCCATGAAAAAACGGACTGATTAA
- a CDS encoding HAD-IIA family hydrolase: MTRIACTPVSDSPQAPTAESPWTVRSRGLILDLDGTLIRGYEVIPGASELLTRWAGRCVIVSNNSTDTAAGLAPRLRAMGLPVEADTLVLAGEQALRHIARQHPRARLLLCASDALRACAAGLGLALVERDADIVLLARDLAFGYGTLQSLARELARGAALMVSNGDLTHPGPQGAIVPETGALLQSVLACAPGVRPRILGKPGAMLLEEGLRRLGLTPADTTVIGDNVRTDGLGAVRLGMGYLLVGNAPYADAPDVAGLLDSACPRRHALPAGIEGDQ, translated from the coding sequence ATGACCCGCATTGCCTGCACTCCCGTCTCCGACTCCCCCCAAGCCCCGACGGCCGAATCGCCTTGGACCGTCCGCTCGCGCGGACTGATCCTGGACCTGGACGGGACCTTGATACGCGGGTATGAGGTGATACCCGGCGCCAGCGAACTGCTGACCCGCTGGGCGGGGCGCTGCGTCATCGTGTCCAATAATTCCACCGATACCGCGGCGGGCCTGGCGCCACGCTTACGGGCAATGGGCCTGCCGGTAGAAGCCGACACGCTGGTCCTGGCCGGCGAGCAGGCCTTGCGCCATATCGCCCGCCAGCACCCGCGCGCCAGGCTGCTGCTTTGCGCCTCGGACGCGCTGCGGGCCTGCGCCGCAGGCCTGGGGCTGGCGCTGGTGGAGCGCGATGCGGACATCGTGCTGCTGGCGCGCGATCTCGCCTTCGGCTATGGGACGCTGCAGAGCCTGGCAAGGGAACTCGCCCGAGGCGCGGCATTGATGGTCAGCAACGGCGATCTCACCCACCCGGGCCCGCAAGGCGCCATCGTCCCGGAGACGGGCGCGCTGCTGCAGTCGGTGCTGGCCTGCGCGCCCGGTGTGCGCCCGCGCATACTCGGCAAGCCCGGGGCCATGCTGCTGGAGGAAGGATTGCGCCGGCTGGGCCTGACGCCAGCGGACACCACGGTCATCGGCGACAACGTGCGCACGGATGGCCTGGGCGCGGTGCGCCTGGGCATGGGTTATCTGCTGGTTGGGAATGCGCCCTACGCGGATGCGCCGGACGTGGCCGGGCTGCTGGATAGCGCATGCCCGCGCAGGCATGCGCTGCCGGCGGGCATCGAAGGCGATCAGTAG
- a CDS encoding YadA family autotransporter adhesin, with protein sequence MKNIYAILAANGLSVAVLVGALAGGSAAQAQTAPPVKWDGSNLGYGSGAGQGVTGKSNQAIGKSAGTNVTGSNNIGLGNGAGKDVSTNWNVAIGEGAGSKVGGKNANQAIGYYAGTNVQGGWNQSFGRSAGQNVTGDYNDAYGFWAGTDTVGNNNAAYGTNAGRNVTGNGNSAFGQEAGRNVVGDGNLALGQNAGQNVEGEGNLAQGKNAGQNVTGANNLAAGAYAGYGVQGDGNTASGLAAGREVVGNNNVAQGTAAGSGVRGSDNVSIGSNAGRGSEADRSVSVGAESSAATQSVAVGAGAVAAAPNSVALGAGSTAARGAQENYAAYGMAQPQSSTGEVNVGGRQMTGVAAGSEDSDAVNVGQLRAASSASEARVGAVEHSLQNLRSDLDSQERMLSAGVAAAMATASLPQAYLPGRNMLSLAGGTWNGESGYAMGLSRVSSGGRWVYKVSANGTSRGDFGGAAGVGYQW encoded by the coding sequence ATGAAAAACATATACGCAATTTTGGCCGCCAACGGTTTGTCGGTGGCGGTCCTGGTGGGCGCGCTGGCCGGGGGATCGGCCGCGCAGGCGCAGACCGCGCCGCCCGTAAAGTGGGACGGCAGCAACCTCGGTTACGGCTCAGGCGCCGGCCAGGGCGTGACCGGCAAGAGCAATCAAGCGATAGGCAAGAGCGCCGGCACCAACGTGACCGGCAGCAACAACATCGGCCTGGGCAACGGCGCGGGCAAGGACGTGAGCACCAACTGGAACGTCGCCATTGGCGAGGGCGCGGGTTCCAAGGTCGGCGGCAAGAACGCCAACCAGGCCATCGGCTACTACGCCGGCACCAATGTGCAAGGCGGCTGGAACCAGTCGTTCGGCCGCAGCGCCGGCCAGAACGTCACGGGCGACTACAACGATGCCTATGGCTTCTGGGCTGGCACCGACACGGTGGGCAACAACAATGCCGCCTATGGCACCAATGCGGGGCGCAACGTCACCGGCAACGGCAACTCGGCCTTCGGCCAGGAAGCCGGCCGCAATGTCGTCGGAGACGGCAATCTGGCGCTGGGCCAGAACGCGGGCCAGAACGTGGAAGGCGAAGGCAATCTGGCGCAGGGCAAGAATGCCGGGCAGAACGTGACCGGCGCCAACAACCTGGCCGCCGGCGCCTACGCGGGCTATGGGGTGCAGGGCGACGGCAATACGGCAAGCGGCCTGGCCGCCGGCCGCGAGGTCGTCGGCAACAACAACGTGGCGCAGGGCACGGCCGCGGGTTCGGGCGTGCGCGGCAGCGACAACGTATCGATCGGCTCGAATGCCGGGCGCGGTTCGGAGGCGGATCGCAGCGTGTCGGTGGGCGCGGAATCGTCCGCGGCCACCCAGAGCGTCGCGGTGGGCGCCGGCGCGGTCGCGGCGGCGCCCAACAGCGTGGCGCTGGGGGCCGGTTCCACCGCAGCGCGCGGCGCGCAGGAAAACTACGCGGCCTATGGCATGGCGCAGCCCCAAAGCTCGACAGGCGAGGTGAACGTGGGCGGGCGCCAGATGACGGGCGTGGCGGCAGGCAGCGAGGACTCCGACGCCGTCAACGTGGGGCAGCTGCGTGCCGCCAGCAGCGCGAGCGAAGCGCGAGTGGGCGCCGTCGAACACTCCTTGCAGAACCTGCGCAGCGACCTGGATTCCCAGGAGCGCATGCTGAGCGCGGGCGTGGCCGCCGCCATGGCGACGGCCTCCCTGCCGCAAGCCTACTTGCCGGGGCGCAACATGCTGTCCCTGGCCGGCGGCACCTGGAACGGCGAGTCCGGCTATGCCATGGGGCTGTCGCGGGTATCCAGCGGCGGGCGCTGGGTCTACAAGGTATCCGCCAACGGCACCTCCCGCGGCGACTTCGGCGGCGCGGCGGGAGTCGGATACCAGTGGTGA
- the secG gene encoding preprotein translocase subunit SecG, with amino-acid sequence MPLMLKILLAVQVISALAIIVLVLLQQGKGADMGSAFGSGSAGSLFGATGAANFLSRATKWAAVVFFASTAGLAYVSHKGTSGPAVDSGVMQSFPADRSVPQVPGAAPAPAGSSVPGASSVPGAGSAPAAPANPDTSVPSAPATPTTPAAPATPATPAAGETPATPAR; translated from the coding sequence ATGCCCTTGATGCTCAAAATCCTGCTGGCCGTCCAAGTGATCTCGGCGCTGGCTATCATCGTCCTGGTCCTGCTTCAGCAGGGCAAAGGCGCCGACATGGGGTCCGCTTTCGGTAGCGGCTCGGCCGGCAGCCTGTTCGGCGCCACCGGCGCGGCGAACTTCCTGTCGCGCGCGACCAAGTGGGCCGCCGTGGTCTTCTTCGCGTCCACCGCTGGCCTGGCTTATGTCAGTCACAAGGGCACCAGCGGCCCGGCCGTCGATTCCGGCGTGATGCAAAGCTTCCCGGCCGACCGCTCGGTGCCGCAAGTGCCGGGCGCGGCGCCCGCTCCCGCCGGCTCGTCGGTTCCAGGCGCGTCCTCGGTCCCTGGCGCCGGTTCGGCGCCCGCGGCTCCGGCCAACCCCGACACCTCGGTGCCCTCGGCCCCGGCCACGCCCACCACCCCGGCCGCTCCGGCCACTCCGGCCACTCCGGCCGCAGGCGAAACGCCCGCAACGCCGGCGAGGTAA